The Anolis carolinensis isolate JA03-04 chromosome 2, rAnoCar3.1.pri, whole genome shotgun sequence genome contains the following window.
AAAGTAATTCACAATGTGAAACCTTGacagaaacatatttatttaaaaatccaCATAAAAGCTTCTGGGAGATTTtctcatttataaaaaaaatagtgtGTTATATATATTAAATGCATCTGTCCATGTTTCATGGGAAAATGTTAGTGGTCCCTTTTGTGCAGTCCCTTTTGTGTGATCTCTAAATTTGGAGTCTTTGTTTTCTTTACATCAGGTCAGAAATGTGCCAGTGAAACATCCTTTGGCTCTAGAGGGCAGCATTCCCACGCTGAGAACACTATTCCCATCTATCATCTATATGTTATTttatctctctctgtctctctctataaatatattttaatgcaagTACAGCATCTCGATAATAATGGAAGCGAGTGATCCAACTCACTTGTTCATGTGAAAACAGCAGTCTGTTGAAATCACAAATGATGTAAATCTGAGATTTCATACTCAAGTGATCTGGGGGTCCCAGTTTCCTATCTAGCAGATGGTCAGAAAACACAACCAATAAACTTTTTTGAAAAAATCCCTTAAATATTTATTCCGTCTGAATCCATACTAAACCATCAGTTGAGCCTGTATTCTACATTTAGAGCCcaatttttaaaacagtataataataaaaacttaatATATTCTGGGATTTGTCTCCAAATTTCAGCTTATAAAATCACACTTATATTCTGAACTAATAAGTATATGTTTTGTTGGTCAGCACCTTTTGCTACTTTGGCCTGTATTGTTGCCATGTAGTACTATACACTTCCACACCTAGGTTTAGTATGAGTTATTTGAAGTGTTTCTGCAACTGCTGAAATATAGCTCATgcactttatttccttttttccaaATGGATATTTGGACTGCATTGCTCTGTCAACTGAGAAAAGATGTATTATTGGCTAAGAGCTGGACAGTATCCCCTTGAGAGCAGTGTCAAAAACTTTAGAATTGGATTGTTTATGCTGAAGACTTCCCTACATGTTCATTCTTTTTGCTTTGGTGAAAAGCAGTTTTATTGAAGGGAGAGGTGAATAGAATTTTGTTTAAAAAGATAACTTGCTTCCAACTAGTGTCAGTTAGTTTTACAGAAGCACAAAAGAAATGGTTTAAATTAGCCCTATAAATGTACTTTAGTTTTGGTTTCAGCTGTCTTGTCACAAGGAGCCAGTCATTACTTTGTTCTTGGTGTACAATACCCCTAGTATTGCACACCAAGTGCTAGTGTTTTTGCTCAGCATCCCTCTCATTTCACTGGGACATGTATTGGGAGGTTTCCTGGTGGATTGTATATTTAGTTTTCCAGGTTTCTTGTATGAAGACTAGAAGAATACTTCCAGATTTATCAAAGTGATCCACAATGCCTAGTCatgtaaaatgtatattttatgttTGAAGTTAGAATTAAAACTTGGCAAGAAGTGGTTGAGatttttttccagatgttttaggaAATACTTGGGTTCTTTTTATGGTTATGAAGGTTTTCAATATTTtaactactcacatttccattgcAATTATatataccttttttaaaaaaatcaaatggtaATTCGTTCAgcaagacaaaaaaaatctgttccactAAGGTATCCATCATTTTAGAGTACTAGTTTTCTCCTGGAATGGAAAACAATGAAGGCCACAGTTCTTTTGAGTGTATTTTAGATGTGCCAAACTCAGTGACCTTCTGTTCACCTGTGAAATCATTGCCTTGCCCTTGAATATCTTCCCTGAACCAATAGCGCAGTTTTCTTTAATTGTCGGTTATTCAGACAGTGTTATCTGACCTGCAGTTGAGATCCCTGATGACAACTTTGccccatttttgtgttctcatttaaaaggaagaaagatGATATATTATGGCTCAGAGGGGGAATCATTGGCAGAGCCATCATTTAAGTGAAGTAGGCCTACGGCACTGAGCATTTTTCCTTGGCATCTCTTCAGGTTTGCTTTGTGACTTTATTTGGTGTGGTCTTGCCAGTTCCATGAACATGGAAAATGTAAAGCAGAATCTTATAAGCATCATAATAAGATGAGGCTCCATTTCTTGGGAGGTATGGTTTGCTAAACAAATAGAAAAGCAGCTTTCCCTTGAAGgctttaaaacatcaacaaggaCTGTTTAACAACTTACTTTCTAAGtctctttatatattttaagaCTTTGTGAGTAATAGGGAGAAGCTGTTATTTTGAAGTTAGATCTGAAGAAGAAGTGGCGAAGATTAAGCAGAATTACTGTAGGTTAGCACACAGTGATAGCTATAATTATAATTCATGGAATGTTGACAGCGGAATTTAGTAGCACACAAGTTTCTGTTAGCTTTCCTGTCTGTATATATCTGTATTAATCTATACTGCATCTTtggtttaaaataaaaaatttaaaggaAGGCCAACTTTTCCAATTAATATTAGGCAATCTGGCAAGTTTCTTCGTAGGTTATCTGTAAGACATGTTGCATTTAGATGCAATGTACTTTATGTAGAGCAAGCATCCTGTGAACATATGTTCCTTCAAGACACAGAATTGCTCAGGTTGTCTTAAGAGATTGAATCTTACTGTAAAGTACACTGTAAAATAGTTGTCCTTGTTCTTTACTGTATTTGATCTGCAACACAGTTCAGTCAAATGAGATGAATTCAATGGTCTTTTTAACATGGCTTTGCTTACCATTAGCCTACTGATTTTGTTCTTCTTCCTAGGTTTAATACTGCCTAATGGAGATATCAACTGGAATTGTCCGTGCCTCGGTGGAATGGCTAGTGGTCCTTGTGGGGAACAATTCAAGTCAGCCTTTTCCTGTTTCCATTATAGTAAGGAGGAAATAAAAGGATCTGATTGTGTGGACCAGTTTCGTGCAATGCAAGAATGCATGCAGAAGTACCCGGAATTGTACCCtcaagaagatgatgatgatgatgacaataaagaAGAAAAGCAGAGTAAAGATTTAGAAAGTACTCCTGTTGTGGGCaaagaagagaagggatctaGCTAATGAAGCAGCATGGAGGCTGTGGTCTCCTTTCCGTATTTAAAGACACAGACACATGCATAGAATCTTCTCTCCATCTTCTGATTCCTGAGAGTGCCCTTTATTTTTGTTCCATACACTGTATCATGTGAAATAAGTTGCTGCAAAGAAATGCACCCCAACCCTACAACCGCAGCAGGTACTGCAAAGCACTTCCATTGCAAAAAATActtgctgatatcagtgctgaTCCAACTATTATTTTCTTCTGCTAGCATATTGTTTGCAGCTTGGCTAGAACAAGGCAAACAAAGAGATGGTGCCAGCACAcaatggaaggggaaaaaatcttTACCAGAAAGAATGTTAAATTAATCAAATTAATTTTTGTTGTATATCTTCTATGCTAAAAATGACATCAAATGCTTCCTTAAAACTACCAGGAATATTCAGAAACTGTTAAGAATGTGTGCAAAAGTTCATTTGCACGGTCTGCATGCTTCAACAGCATATAATATTTTCCATATTCTACTGATTTATAATAATGATCATATGTGTGTAGAGGGGAGTGAAATTAATATTTAAGAATGATTTCTCCAAGTGTGCTGATCGATCTTCACATGACTGAGTTGGTAGTTAAAAACACTGACCACTGTGTATCTTAATATTCCCTGTTTGGTGGGATTGCCTTTGTATAAGCCTGTCCATTTTCTAGACAGATTGTTAAAAATGATGCCCTCAATAGAGGAATCACAATGTTACCCGGAGTAACAGCTTCTGAATAGAAATTGTAACTTGAGTGTACAGTATATTAAAAGCAAAACCTTTCTACCTTGAATTGCATTGCTTTAAATGTTGGTGATAAATGAACGAGTGACTTACATGCGGCTTTTTTCAGGTGCATATGTTCTTCTTTTTAGGTATGAAATTGTGGAATGTTTTTGATCCACTGCAAAAACTACTAGAGTGTTACATGTACTTGATTGTATCCAGTTGTCTTCCTCTACTTCTGTGAATGTAAGGCAATATGTTCTTTGttcattcacccccccccccccccccaggctcaGTGATATCCCATAACTGTAGGCTTGTTTCTCTTATAAGTCGAAACGATCCACTGCATGATGCCATCAACACATGGCTTTGTTCCAAGTTATGCAAAGTGTTTTGGTGGGTGGACTGTCTAAACTTATACCAGTTGAAAATAATATGCATTTCTGTGTATTCTCATTCATTTAACATTTTTGTAGAGCTGTTGTGTTCTTGGAAATAGATGACAACCAAAATTATATCCTGGAAATGAATTGCTGTATTAATGCTTTATATACCCCTTTTTAGCAGACAAAGGTACATTCTAACCTTTAGCAGTCATGCTATACTCTGAAATCAAATCCAATCAACACCTAATTTTTCTGGGGAGCTCTACCTTGGCACTTGCTCATCTAGCTTAAAACAAATACAAAGGTGTTAATGAGTTCTCACTGCTAGTAATGTTAGAGCTCTTGTCTCTTCAGCTGGTTGTTGTCTCCTGCATTGACAGTGGCCTGTTTAAATAAGACGTAAAGGGGCTTCATGGCTGTCTCTTCCATGCCCTTTCTTAAGTGCTGTCTGATCATTGGCGTTCACTTTTCATTTAATGAAGTGGAGTGGAAGTACCAGTTCTCTGTCAGCAGTTCACTCCTGGGAATGGATTGCAGGCATTTAGAAATACATTCTCCTCTAACAGAAAAGAGTGTGAAAAAGCCTCTCAGCTTGGATAAAGAGCAGTCAAAACAGATGCCAAAAGTGCTGAAGTGATAAAACGGCGCCTAAACAGCTATAAGATCTGGTCTCAAGCAGTCAGATAAAATACAGGATACTTCTTAGGAGGGGCATTTATTTGATTGGAACCTTTATAAAAACGTCCTGGTTATTAGGAAACAGTATAATGCTTGGCTGGTGTGTTCTGCTGTTTT
Protein-coding sequences here:
- the chchd4 gene encoding mitochondrial intermembrane space import and assembly protein 40, with protein sequence MSYCRQEGKDRIIFVTKEDHETPSSAELVADDPNDPYEDHGLILPNGDINWNCPCLGGMASGPCGEQFKSAFSCFHYSKEEIKGSDCVDQFRAMQECMQKYPELYPQEDDDDDDNKEEKQSKDLESTPVVGKEEKGSS